Proteins found in one Lysinibacillus fusiformis genomic segment:
- a CDS encoding bifunctional cytochrome P450/NADPH--P450 reductase has translation MIITGYVPRPKMFGPLGNLPLIDKEQPTLSLCKLAETYGPIYRLEIPGYSGLVISGHELVAEVCDVTRFDKQIYNELENVRAFGGDGLFTSRTTEPNWRKAHNILLPTFSKQAMKGYHDMMTDIATQLIQKWARLNPQEEIDVPDDMTRLTLDTIGLSGFNYRFNSFYKETLSPFIMSMVRALNEAMMKSSRLKIQEFLMIGKRRQFQEDIQTMFSLVDAIIKERKASGKQDEVDLLARMLHQRDPETGETLDDENIRYQIITFLIAGHETTSGLLSFALYFLLKHPDVLKRAYEEVDQVITGDVPKYEEVLKLTYIRMILNESLRLWPTAPGFTLYAKEDTVIGGQYPIRKGENVDILLPQLHRDKDAWGEDANLFRPERFEDSSKVPLHAFKPFGNGQRACIGMQFALHEATLVLGMILQHFDLIDFTNYQLKIQQTLTIKPDDFKIQVKPRHRQIKLSSGQQQNYDHTVSYKEKKSNYLGINPEIKSKYPLLVLYGSDLGTAKGAAQQLADEASLYGIQGEVAALDDYCGNLPKEGAVLIISSSYNGQPPRNARKFLAWLDQLDSTALQGINFAVFGYGDRNWNTTYQKIPRLLDEQFSLKGATRISKRGEADASGDFEKTWEDWRAQLWLDLKMIYSLTIHENVLPKQENISIQIIRDEVTTSLAFMHGAALATVVKNEELQSMESRRSTRHIEIALPKGITYQEGDHLGVLPRNSRAKVQRVLRRFGLNDNDQVIITAISEHTHLPLGHPVRLYEVLSHSVDIQNPATRLQIRQLAAFTECPPHKRELEALLEEEVYKNEILKKRISMLDLLEKYQACAFPFERFLALLPALKPRYYSISSSPQVNSEQLSITVGVLHEPAWSGQGEYRGVASNYLAQSHTGDEIVMFIRANDSGFHLPEDPITPLIMVGPGTGIAPFRGFLQARSVLKQQGVVLGEAHLYSGCRDNTDFIYRKELEQYEKEGIVTLHTAFSRKEGTPKTYVQHLMTQHSATIIQMMEGEGQIFLCGDGSKMAPDVESALLFAYIRVKGVREEDAKVWINQLQQKGRYVKDVWVQNEQ, from the coding sequence ATGATAATCACAGGATATGTTCCACGCCCAAAAATGTTTGGTCCACTCGGAAATTTACCTTTAATTGATAAAGAACAACCTACACTCTCACTTTGTAAGTTAGCTGAAACGTATGGACCTATTTACCGTTTAGAGATACCGGGTTATTCAGGTTTAGTGATTTCAGGACACGAATTAGTAGCTGAAGTTTGTGATGTCACGCGTTTTGATAAACAAATTTATAATGAGCTTGAAAATGTCCGTGCTTTCGGTGGTGACGGCTTATTTACTAGTAGAACGACTGAACCGAACTGGCGGAAGGCGCACAATATATTGCTTCCGACTTTTAGTAAGCAAGCGATGAAAGGCTATCATGATATGATGACCGATATTGCTACGCAGCTTATACAAAAATGGGCCAGATTAAATCCTCAAGAAGAGATCGATGTTCCAGATGATATGACACGCCTTACGTTAGACACCATAGGGCTAAGCGGATTTAATTATCGTTTTAATAGCTTTTATAAAGAAACACTTAGTCCTTTTATTATGAGTATGGTTCGTGCATTAAATGAAGCGATGATGAAAAGCTCGCGCTTAAAAATCCAAGAGTTTTTAATGATTGGAAAAAGACGGCAGTTTCAAGAAGATATTCAAACAATGTTTTCATTAGTAGATGCCATTATTAAAGAACGTAAAGCAAGTGGAAAGCAAGATGAGGTCGATTTACTTGCCCGCATGCTGCATCAACGAGATCCTGAAACAGGGGAGACGCTGGATGATGAAAATATTCGTTATCAGATCATTACCTTCCTCATAGCTGGTCACGAAACGACAAGTGGCCTACTATCCTTTGCGCTTTATTTTTTGTTGAAGCATCCAGACGTATTAAAAAGGGCCTATGAAGAAGTGGATCAGGTCATTACGGGTGATGTGCCGAAATATGAGGAAGTATTAAAGTTAACTTATATTCGTATGATTTTAAATGAGTCATTGCGTTTATGGCCAACTGCTCCAGGGTTTACACTCTATGCTAAAGAAGACACAGTAATTGGCGGACAGTATCCAATCAGAAAAGGGGAAAATGTAGACATTCTTTTACCGCAGCTCCATCGAGATAAAGATGCTTGGGGAGAAGATGCAAATTTATTTCGACCTGAACGTTTTGAAGATTCGAGCAAAGTACCGTTACATGCCTTTAAACCATTTGGTAATGGTCAGCGTGCATGCATTGGAATGCAATTTGCTTTACACGAAGCCACATTAGTCTTAGGCATGATCCTTCAACATTTCGACCTAATCGATTTTACTAATTATCAATTAAAAATACAGCAAACATTAACGATAAAACCAGATGATTTTAAAATACAAGTGAAACCACGTCACCGCCAAATAAAGCTATCTAGTGGCCAACAGCAAAATTACGATCATACTGTTTCTTACAAAGAAAAGAAGTCGAATTATTTAGGGATCAATCCAGAAATAAAATCTAAGTATCCATTATTAGTGTTGTATGGCTCCGATTTAGGAACAGCAAAGGGTGCTGCACAACAATTAGCAGATGAAGCTAGTTTGTATGGTATTCAAGGAGAAGTAGCTGCCCTTGATGATTATTGTGGTAATTTACCGAAAGAAGGAGCGGTATTAATTATTAGTTCTTCTTATAATGGGCAGCCTCCAAGAAATGCACGTAAGTTTCTCGCATGGTTAGATCAACTTGATTCAACGGCTCTTCAAGGCATTAACTTTGCAGTTTTTGGTTATGGGGATCGAAATTGGAATACGACGTATCAAAAAATTCCAAGACTCCTTGATGAACAGTTCTCTTTAAAAGGAGCCACAAGAATTTCCAAACGTGGTGAGGCTGATGCAAGTGGAGATTTTGAGAAGACGTGGGAAGATTGGCGGGCTCAATTATGGTTGGATCTAAAAATGATTTACTCCTTAACAATTCATGAAAATGTGCTTCCAAAACAAGAGAATATTTCAATTCAAATAATTCGCGATGAAGTGACAACTTCTTTAGCTTTCATGCACGGTGCTGCATTGGCAACTGTAGTAAAAAATGAAGAACTGCAAAGTATGGAAAGTAGACGTAGTACACGCCATATCGAGATAGCTTTACCTAAAGGTATAACATATCAAGAGGGTGATCATTTGGGCGTATTACCCAGGAATAGTAGAGCCAAAGTGCAGCGTGTGCTACGGCGTTTTGGACTCAATGACAATGATCAAGTGATCATCACTGCTATAAGTGAACACACTCATCTTCCATTAGGTCACCCAGTAAGATTGTATGAGGTACTTTCGCACAGTGTTGACATTCAGAACCCTGCAACCCGACTGCAAATCCGCCAACTGGCAGCATTTACAGAATGTCCTCCACATAAACGTGAACTAGAGGCTTTATTAGAGGAAGAAGTGTATAAGAATGAGATATTAAAGAAACGGATTTCCATGCTAGATTTACTTGAAAAGTATCAAGCTTGTGCTTTCCCATTCGAAAGATTTTTAGCATTACTTCCAGCCTTAAAACCTAGATATTATTCTATATCCAGTTCACCCCAAGTGAATTCTGAACAGCTGAGTATCACTGTTGGTGTTTTACATGAACCTGCCTGGAGTGGGCAAGGAGAGTATCGTGGGGTGGCCTCAAATTATTTAGCTCAAAGTCATACTGGCGATGAAATTGTCATGTTTATCCGTGCCAATGATTCTGGTTTTCATCTTCCCGAAGATCCTATTACCCCGTTAATAATGGTGGGACCAGGGACTGGGATCGCTCCGTTTAGAGGATTTTTACAAGCCCGCTCGGTACTGAAACAACAAGGAGTAGTATTGGGTGAGGCACATCTATATTCTGGTTGTAGAGATAATACTGATTTTATCTATCGCAAGGAGCTTGAACAATATGAAAAAGAAGGGATTGTAACGCTCCATACTGCTTTTTCACGTAAAGAAGGGACACCCAAAACGTATGTCCAGCATTTAATGACCCAACATTCCGCTACTATTATTCAAATGATGGAAGGTGAAGGACAAATTTTCCTTTGTGGAGATGGTAGTAAAATGGCGCCAGATGTTGAAAGTGCGTTACTGTTTGCCTACATTAGAGTAAAAGGGGTAAGGGAAGAAGATGCAAAGGTATGGATCAATCAACTTCAACAAAAAGGAAGATATGTGAAGGATGTATGGGTCCAAAATGAACAATAA
- the grpE gene encoding nucleotide exchange factor GrpE, whose translation MTETTENKGLVQEDVQAETTTEAVEQTDVQEEVELSIEEQYEAKLAELQAKLADEENRHLRLRADFDNMRRRNQLDREAAEKYRAQSLLTDLLPVLDNFERALQVETTSEETVSIIKGIEMVYRSLIEATEKEGLQVIKAEGEQFDPTIHQAVMQEQDSEKETGVVLRELQKGYILKDRVLRPTMVSVNE comes from the coding sequence GTGACGGAAACAACGGAAAACAAAGGTTTAGTACAAGAAGATGTACAAGCTGAAACGACAACAGAGGCAGTAGAGCAAACAGACGTTCAGGAAGAAGTAGAATTATCAATTGAAGAACAGTATGAGGCTAAGCTGGCTGAACTACAAGCAAAGCTGGCTGACGAGGAAAATCGTCACCTACGCTTACGTGCTGACTTCGATAATATGCGTCGTCGTAATCAGTTAGATCGCGAGGCTGCTGAAAAGTATCGCGCGCAAAGCTTACTAACTGATCTATTACCAGTCCTTGATAATTTTGAACGTGCGCTCCAAGTTGAGACAACTTCTGAAGAGACAGTATCGATCATTAAAGGAATTGAAATGGTATATCGCTCTTTAATTGAAGCGACAGAAAAAGAAGGTTTGCAAGTGATTAAAGCTGAAGGTGAGCAATTTGATCCAACGATTCACCAAGCTGTTATGCAAGAACAGGATAGTGAAAAAGAGACGGGTGTTGTCTTACGCGAGCTACAAAAAGGGTATATCCTAAAGGATCGTGTATTACGCCCAACAATGGTATCTGTGAACGAATAG
- the chrA gene encoding chromate efflux transporter, which produces MKEKIWKVVESLRTLWEIFFVALKLGCTSFGGPTAHLGYFQQEYVQKRKWLSTHDYGQLVMLSQFLPGPASSQVGMGVGLLRGGVLGSFLSFLGFTLPSVLILILFAYFSIYTELKMDWIHGLKLVAVAIVAHAIFDMSKKILSTKWHWSIALLTLITVLTWIHPFAQIAAILIAAFLGFQLLKNDDEGNTSTLVYIPISKTTGIVLLALFFMLLLGLPIISALWQHEWIAMMEKFYLAGALVFGGGHVVLPLLETQFVQSGQISTSDFLAGYGMTQAVPGPLFTFAAYIGMVIAGVPGAIIATFAIFLPAFLLVIGALPFWISLSRIARLRGAMAGANAAVVGILAAAFIHPIVTQTILSTLDIFIVAVFLWCLIRWEIQPYLLVLLGIVVGIICYT; this is translated from the coding sequence ATGAAAGAAAAGATATGGAAAGTAGTGGAGAGTTTGCGAACGCTATGGGAGATTTTTTTCGTTGCTTTAAAATTGGGCTGCACCTCGTTCGGGGGGCCAACAGCTCATCTCGGTTATTTTCAACAGGAATATGTACAGAAGCGCAAATGGCTTTCCACACATGATTATGGTCAACTCGTTATGTTAAGTCAATTTTTGCCTGGTCCTGCATCCAGTCAGGTGGGGATGGGGGTTGGTTTACTTAGAGGCGGAGTATTAGGAAGCTTTCTATCATTTCTTGGTTTTACTTTACCCTCTGTGTTGATACTTATCCTTTTTGCCTATTTCTCCATATATACAGAGCTTAAGATGGATTGGATTCATGGTTTGAAGTTAGTAGCAGTGGCGATTGTTGCCCATGCTATTTTTGATATGAGCAAAAAAATACTCTCGACAAAATGGCATTGGTCGATTGCTTTATTGACATTGATAACAGTGTTAACATGGATACATCCATTTGCACAAATCGCAGCAATATTGATAGCTGCGTTTTTAGGTTTTCAACTGCTAAAAAATGACGACGAGGGTAATACGTCAACATTGGTTTATATACCTATTTCAAAAACCACCGGCATTGTTTTACTAGCGCTTTTTTTCATGTTACTCCTAGGTTTACCTATAATAAGCGCTTTATGGCAACATGAATGGATCGCCATGATGGAGAAGTTTTATCTTGCAGGTGCCTTAGTATTTGGTGGCGGTCACGTTGTTTTACCTTTACTAGAAACACAATTTGTTCAGAGTGGTCAAATAAGTACCTCCGATTTTCTAGCTGGCTACGGTATGACACAGGCAGTTCCGGGACCTTTATTTACATTTGCTGCGTATATCGGTATGGTCATTGCTGGCGTCCCAGGGGCGATTATTGCTACTTTCGCGATATTTCTACCAGCATTTTTGCTAGTGATCGGGGCGCTACCATTTTGGATTAGCCTAAGTCGTATTGCTCGACTTAGAGGTGCGATGGCAGGCGCCAATGCGGCGGTCGTTGGTATACTAGCTGCAGCTTTTATTCATCCCATTGTGACACAAACCATCCTCAGCACGTTAGATATTTTCATAGTCGCTGTCTTTTTATGGTGTTTAATTCGATGGGAAATACAGCCTTACTTATTGGTGCTTTTAGGTATAGTAGTAGGAATCATTTGTTATACATGA
- the hrcA gene encoding heat-inducible transcriptional repressor HrcA yields the protein MLTNRQLQILQVIVDDFIVSAQPVGSRQISKKQGITFSPATIRNEMADLEELGFLEKTHTSSGRVPSEKGYRFYVDHLLSPQGINSKDIQQIQSIFNDRLVEVEHIIRKSANILSELTSYTSILLGPDVQRHRVKRFSIVPLSSDTAVAIIVTNNGHVENRMFNLPPDFTASDLEKMVNILNDRLMGVSLEDLHKSLEAEVLAVLQQQVRSADDFIRALVSATMHNSESKIFYGGKTNMFNQPEFHDLNKVRMILDLMETTSQVQSLFHPNESGIHIRIGSENKQLEMENCSVITTTYSIGDDQQGAIAIIGPTRMDYKRVVALLDVMRLDLTQAFTKNRSE from the coding sequence ATGCTAACAAATCGGCAGTTACAGATATTGCAAGTCATTGTAGACGACTTTATTGTGTCTGCGCAGCCGGTAGGTTCTCGCCAAATCTCCAAAAAACAAGGGATTACATTTAGTCCAGCCACTATTCGAAACGAAATGGCGGATTTAGAGGAATTAGGCTTTTTAGAAAAAACGCATACCTCCTCTGGTCGAGTGCCTTCGGAAAAGGGTTACAGATTTTATGTAGATCATTTGTTGAGTCCTCAAGGTATTAATTCCAAGGACATCCAACAAATTCAATCAATTTTTAATGATCGACTAGTAGAAGTAGAGCATATTATCCGAAAGTCAGCCAACATTCTATCAGAGCTGACATCGTATACTTCCATACTTTTAGGACCTGATGTCCAAAGGCATCGTGTTAAACGATTTTCGATTGTACCTCTTTCTAGCGACACAGCAGTAGCAATTATCGTGACGAATAATGGGCATGTAGAAAATCGCATGTTTAATTTACCGCCTGATTTTACCGCTTCTGATTTAGAGAAAATGGTGAATATCTTAAATGACCGCCTCATGGGTGTGTCATTAGAAGATCTCCATAAAAGCCTTGAAGCTGAAGTGCTAGCCGTGTTACAGCAACAAGTTCGATCAGCGGATGATTTTATTCGCGCACTTGTATCAGCAACAATGCATAATTCGGAAAGTAAAATTTTCTATGGTGGGAAAACGAATATGTTCAACCAACCAGAATTCCATGACTTAAATAAAGTCCGCATGATTTTGGACTTAATGGAGACGACTAGCCAAGTGCAGTCACTTTTCCATCCGAACGAATCAGGTATTCATATTCGGATAGGCTCAGAAAACAAACAACTAGAAATGGAAAATTGCAGTGTCATTACCACTACCTATTCCATTGGTGATGATCAACAGGGAGCCATTGCTATTATCGGCCCAACACGTATGGACTATAAGCGTGTCGTGGCTTTATTAGACGTAATGCGCTTGGATTTAACACAGGCGTTTACGAAGAATCGTAGTGAATGA
- a CDS encoding TetR/AcrR family transcriptional regulator, translating to MKNSRSATKEARLNAILDAATELLVENPTASLNDIASYAGVGIATLHRYIDNREQLMLQLSFRAVQVVGETMSEIAAEETDEAYIPELVEALIPLGDKIYFLAHECSLNYNAELLAAEDQLKEPVRRTIKSLQSKGYLRQDMDGEWMLNVLYSLLFTTWQQVQEGTIAKKSAATLIIETLFNGIKA from the coding sequence ATGAAGAATTCTAGATCAGCAACCAAAGAAGCAAGACTTAACGCTATTTTAGATGCAGCGACAGAACTCCTTGTGGAAAATCCAACTGCCTCTTTAAATGATATTGCTAGTTATGCTGGTGTAGGTATTGCCACTCTACACCGTTATATTGACAATAGAGAGCAATTAATGCTTCAACTCAGTTTTAGGGCTGTCCAGGTTGTAGGCGAAACAATGAGTGAAATAGCTGCGGAAGAAACGGATGAAGCATATATTCCTGAACTTGTTGAAGCTTTGATTCCTTTAGGAGATAAAATCTATTTTTTGGCGCATGAATGCTCTTTAAATTATAATGCAGAATTATTGGCGGCTGAGGATCAGTTGAAAGAGCCTGTTCGACGCACAATAAAATCATTGCAGTCTAAAGGCTATTTGCGACAGGATATGGATGGTGAATGGATGCTAAATGTACTTTATTCTTTACTGTTTACAACGTGGCAGCAAGTTCAAGAAGGAACTATTGCAAAAAAATCGGCAGCAACGCTCATTATAGAGACGTTATTCAATGGGATAAAAGCATAA
- the dnaK gene encoding molecular chaperone DnaK has translation MSKIIGIDLGTTNSCVSVLEGGEPKVIPNPEGNRTTPSVVAFKNGERQVGEVAKRQSVTNPNTIISIKSKMGTAEKVTVEDKDYTPQEVSAMILQYLKGYAEDYLGEKVTKAVITVPAYFNDAQRQATKDAGKIAGLEVERIINEPTAAALAYGLDKQDQDQKVLVFDLGGGTFDVSILELGDGVFEVLATAGDNKLGGDDFDDAIIEYLVAEFKKENGIDLSKDKMAMQRLKDAAEKAKKDLSGVTSTQISLPFITAGEAGPLHLEISLTRAKFDEITLPLVNRTVGPVRQALSDAGLSTSEIDQVILVGGSTRIPAVQEAVRKETSKEPHRGVNPDEVVAMGAAVQGGVLTGDVKDVVLLDVTPLSLGIETMGGVFTKLIDRNTTIPTSKSQVFSTAADNQPAVDIHVLQGERSMAADNKTLGRFQLADIPPAPRGVPQIEVTFDIDKNGIVSVKAKDLGTNKEQTIVIQSDSGLSEAEIERMVKDAESNAEADAKRKEEADLRNEADQLVFQVDKTIADLGEQITEDEKKSVEDARDELKKTLEAGELEGIKAAKEKLEGVLQPLVMKVYEQAAAAAQAAQGGDAGADTGAGKKDDGVVDAEFEEVKDDK, from the coding sequence ATGAGCAAAATTATTGGTATTGACTTAGGAACAACAAACTCTTGCGTTTCTGTACTTGAAGGTGGAGAACCAAAAGTAATCCCAAATCCAGAAGGAAACCGTACGACACCATCTGTTGTTGCATTTAAAAATGGAGAACGCCAAGTTGGTGAAGTAGCGAAACGTCAATCAGTAACAAATCCTAACACAATCATTTCTATTAAATCAAAAATGGGTACAGCTGAAAAAGTAACAGTAGAAGATAAAGACTACACACCACAAGAAGTATCTGCTATGATTCTTCAATACTTAAAAGGCTATGCAGAAGACTACTTAGGGGAAAAAGTGACAAAAGCAGTTATTACAGTTCCTGCTTACTTTAATGATGCACAACGTCAAGCGACAAAAGATGCTGGTAAAATCGCAGGTCTAGAAGTAGAGCGTATCATCAACGAACCAACAGCTGCTGCACTTGCTTATGGTTTAGATAAACAAGATCAAGATCAAAAAGTATTAGTATTTGACCTTGGTGGCGGTACGTTTGACGTGTCCATCCTTGAGTTAGGTGACGGTGTCTTTGAAGTATTAGCTACAGCTGGTGATAACAAACTAGGTGGGGATGATTTCGATGACGCAATTATCGAGTATCTAGTAGCTGAATTCAAAAAAGAAAACGGCATTGACTTATCAAAAGATAAAATGGCGATGCAACGTTTAAAAGATGCAGCTGAAAAAGCGAAAAAGGATTTATCTGGTGTAACATCAACACAAATCTCTTTACCATTCATTACAGCTGGCGAAGCAGGTCCATTACACTTAGAAATTTCTTTAACTCGTGCGAAATTTGACGAAATTACTTTACCATTAGTAAATCGTACAGTAGGTCCAGTACGTCAAGCATTATCTGATGCGGGTCTTTCTACTTCTGAAATTGACCAAGTTATTTTAGTTGGTGGTTCTACACGTATTCCAGCAGTACAAGAAGCAGTACGTAAAGAAACAAGTAAAGAGCCTCACCGTGGTGTAAACCCTGACGAAGTTGTTGCAATGGGTGCTGCAGTACAAGGTGGCGTATTAACAGGTGATGTAAAAGACGTTGTATTACTGGACGTAACACCGCTTTCACTTGGTATTGAAACAATGGGTGGCGTGTTCACGAAATTAATTGACCGTAATACGACAATCCCTACTTCAAAATCACAAGTATTCTCTACAGCAGCTGATAACCAACCAGCAGTAGATATTCATGTTCTACAAGGTGAGCGTTCAATGGCAGCTGACAATAAAACATTAGGTCGCTTCCAATTAGCAGATATTCCACCAGCACCACGTGGTGTACCTCAAATCGAAGTAACATTCGATATTGATAAAAACGGTATCGTATCTGTAAAAGCAAAAGATCTTGGTACAAACAAAGAGCAAACAATTGTGATTCAATCTGATTCTGGTTTATCAGAGGCAGAAATTGAACGCATGGTAAAAGACGCAGAATCTAATGCTGAAGCAGACGCTAAACGTAAAGAAGAAGCAGATCTTCGTAACGAAGCTGACCAATTAGTATTCCAAGTGGACAAAACAATTGCTGACCTAGGTGAGCAAATTACAGAAGACGAGAAAAAATCTGTTGAAGATGCTCGTGATGAATTGAAAAAAACACTTGAAGCTGGTGAGCTAGAAGGCATTAAAGCAGCTAAAGAAAAATTAGAAGGCGTATTACAGCCACTAGTGATGAAAGTTTACGAACAAGCGGCAGCAGCTGCTCAAGCAGCTCAAGGTGGCGATGCAGGTGCAGACACTGGCGCTGGTAAAAAAGATGATGGTGTTGTAGACGCTGAATTCGAAGAAGTAAAAGACGATAAATAA
- the dnaJ gene encoding molecular chaperone DnaJ has translation MEKRDYYEVLGLTKSATKDEIKKAYRKLSKQYHPDLNKEPGADEKFKEIAEAYEVLSDDQKKARYDQFGHEDPNAGFGGGFGGSGFGGFEDIFSSFFGGGGRRQDPNAPRKGDDLQYRMNIQFEEAIFGKETEIEIPKDETCETCHGSGAKPGTQPETCSTCKGAGQINQAVDTPFGRMMNRRTCSTCHGTGKIIKEKCSTCRGEGKVQKRKKIKVTIPAGVDDGQQIRVSGQGEPGINGGPAGDLYIMFRIQGHKDFERDGDDIYFELKLTFPQAALGDEIEVPTVHGKVKLRIPAGTQSGAQFRLKDKGVKNVHGYGMGNQYVTVKVMTPEKLTERQKQLLREFAEISGDIPEEQGSSLFDKIKKKFQGE, from the coding sequence ATGGAGAAACGCGATTATTACGAGGTGCTTGGTTTAACAAAATCGGCTACAAAAGATGAGATTAAAAAAGCATACCGTAAATTATCAAAACAATATCACCCTGACCTTAATAAAGAGCCGGGTGCAGATGAAAAATTCAAAGAAATCGCTGAAGCATATGAAGTTTTAAGTGACGACCAGAAAAAAGCACGCTACGACCAATTTGGTCATGAAGACCCGAATGCTGGTTTTGGTGGTGGCTTTGGAGGCAGCGGCTTTGGCGGCTTCGAGGATATTTTCAGTTCATTCTTTGGCGGTGGGGGTCGCCGTCAAGATCCAAATGCGCCACGCAAAGGGGATGATCTGCAATATCGTATGAACATCCAATTTGAGGAAGCTATTTTTGGCAAAGAAACAGAAATAGAAATCCCAAAAGATGAAACGTGTGAAACATGTCACGGTTCAGGAGCAAAGCCAGGCACGCAGCCTGAAACATGTTCAACATGTAAAGGTGCTGGACAAATCAATCAAGCAGTAGATACACCATTTGGTCGTATGATGAACCGTCGTACATGTTCAACATGTCATGGGACAGGTAAAATCATTAAAGAAAAATGTTCGACATGTCGTGGAGAAGGAAAAGTCCAAAAACGTAAGAAAATTAAAGTGACGATTCCAGCTGGTGTGGATGATGGACAACAAATTCGTGTATCTGGTCAAGGTGAACCAGGTATAAACGGTGGACCTGCAGGGGATTTATATATTATGTTCCGCATTCAAGGTCATAAGGATTTCGAACGAGATGGAGACGATATTTACTTTGAGCTGAAATTAACATTCCCTCAAGCAGCTCTTGGGGATGAAATTGAAGTACCAACAGTTCATGGTAAAGTAAAATTACGTATTCCAGCTGGAACACAGTCGGGTGCTCAATTCCGCCTAAAAGATAAAGGTGTAAAAAATGTTCATGGTTATGGTATGGGTAATCAGTATGTAACAGTAAAAGTTATGACACCAGAAAAATTAACGGAAAGACAAAAACAATTACTACGAGAATTTGCAGAAATTAGTGGCGATATCCCTGAAGAACAAGGGAGTTCACTATTCGATAAAATCAAGAAAAAATTCCAAGGTGAATAA
- the hemW gene encoding radical SAM family heme chaperone HemW — protein sequence MARGVYIHIPFCHQICNYCDFNKFYFKNQPVDEYIEALGKEMALATEKYPENFRNIETIFLGGGTPTALSPEQLDKLLTYIQTYIPMNSVTEFTSEANPDELSAAKLQVLFEGGVNRLSMGVQSFDQGLLQKIGRTHSNEHVYETIALARKIGFQNISIDLMYGLPGQTMAQWKDSLDKAFALDLPHFSAYSLIVEPKTIFYNQYAKGKLYLPTEDLEADMYEVLMQQMATHGLQQYEISNFAKPGFHSEHNKIYWDNDEYAGFGAGAHGYLAGIRYSNHGPLKKYMEAVFASELPIVHAHEVSQAEKREEQMFLGLRKTEGVMHTIYEEKFKAPMSAHYDAVIKELVSTGLLEQDEAGVRLTRKGRFVGNEVFQQFLLED from the coding sequence ATGGCACGAGGTGTTTACATTCATATTCCTTTCTGTCATCAAATTTGTAATTATTGTGATTTCAATAAATTTTATTTTAAAAATCAACCAGTGGATGAATATATAGAAGCGCTTGGAAAAGAAATGGCTCTGGCAACAGAAAAATATCCTGAAAATTTCCGTAACATCGAGACAATTTTTCTTGGTGGCGGGACACCGACTGCTTTATCACCTGAGCAATTGGACAAGCTACTAACGTATATACAAACGTATATTCCAATGAATAGTGTGACAGAATTTACATCAGAGGCAAATCCAGATGAATTGTCCGCGGCCAAATTGCAGGTGCTGTTTGAGGGGGGCGTCAATCGTTTAAGCATGGGTGTTCAATCCTTTGACCAAGGGCTGCTACAGAAGATTGGACGCACTCATAGTAATGAACATGTCTATGAAACAATCGCTTTGGCTAGAAAAATTGGCTTCCAAAATATTAGCATTGATTTAATGTATGGTTTGCCTGGACAAACAATGGCTCAATGGAAGGATTCATTAGACAAAGCTTTTGCTCTTGATTTGCCACATTTCTCTGCTTATTCTCTTATTGTAGAGCCCAAAACGATTTTTTATAATCAATACGCAAAAGGGAAACTGTATTTACCGACAGAAGATCTAGAAGCAGATATGTATGAGGTGCTGATGCAGCAAATGGCCACACATGGGCTTCAACAATACGAAATTAGCAATTTTGCAAAGCCTGGGTTTCATTCAGAGCATAACAAGATTTATTGGGATAATGATGAGTATGCTGGGTTTGGTGCAGGGGCCCATGGGTATCTAGCAGGTATACGCTATTCCAATCATGGTCCATTAAAAAAATATATGGAAGCTGTTTTTGCGAGTGAGTTACCTATTGTCCATGCACATGAAGTATCACAAGCGGAGAAGAGAGAAGAACAAATGTTTTTAGGGCTACGAAAAACAGAGGGTGTTATGCACACTATATATGAAGAGAAATTTAAAGCACCAATGTCTGCCCATTATGATGCTGTAATAAAAGAATTAGTGTCAACAGGTCTTTTAGAACAAGATGAGGCGGGTGTGCGCTTGACTAGAAAAGGACGTTTTGTGGGCAATGAAGTATTTCAACAATTTTTGCTAGAAGATTGA